One genomic region from Pirellulales bacterium encodes:
- a CDS encoding PEP-CTERM sorting domain-containing protein (PEP-CTERM proteins occur, often in large numbers, in the proteomes of bacteria that also encode an exosortase, a predicted intramembrane cysteine proteinase. The presence of a PEP-CTERM domain at a protein's C-terminus predicts cleavage within the sorting domain, followed by covalent anchoring to some some component of the (usually Gram-negative) cell surface. Many PEP-CTERM proteins exhibit an unusual sequence composition that includes large numbers of potential glycosylation sites. Expression of one such protein has been shown restore the ability of a bacterium to form floc, a type of biofilm.), translating to MSHNRRFLHRSNRLVLAGALALACGFCTSAALAVPTIVTAGSTPNSTNYSDSGLNIGNSGYWFANFGAATAVSGAPVDQNDANALPSWVQVDFDPASVAYSFSLNSPSSASSTGGVTTYNNLILPDGSSGLSGQLVDNTNASGTQSNNIITAWRFGANAPPAAFIHVVLDNAPTSAETIVQRLRVTHRNAAQTLNPTATFDNLAAGANGTADVYTFRLDGIEPGGSFAVQLRTNGNTAGTADTALAGIAFDAIPEPSSLGLLALGGAAAGLIVIRRRRQAGQY from the coding sequence ATGTCACACAATCGCAGATTCTTACACAGGTCCAACCGCCTAGTATTAGCTGGAGCACTCGCCCTGGCATGCGGTTTTTGCACGAGCGCGGCGCTGGCCGTACCGACCATCGTCACCGCTGGCTCCACGCCTAATAGTACAAATTACAGTGACAGCGGATTAAACATCGGGAATAGCGGTTACTGGTTCGCCAATTTTGGGGCAGCCACCGCGGTGAGCGGCGCGCCGGTGGATCAGAACGATGCGAATGCATTGCCAAGTTGGGTGCAGGTGGATTTTGATCCTGCCAGCGTGGCGTATTCATTTTCTTTAAATTCTCCTTCATCGGCCAGTTCCACCGGGGGCGTTACAACTTACAACAATTTAATTTTGCCCGATGGATCCAGTGGTTTATCCGGGCAATTGGTCGACAATACCAACGCCAGCGGCACGCAAAGCAACAACATCATCACCGCCTGGCGGTTTGGGGCTAACGCGCCTCCCGCGGCATTTATCCATGTGGTGTTGGATAACGCCCCCACCAGCGCCGAAACCATCGTCCAACGCTTGCGGGTGACGCATCGGAACGCCGCCCAGACCCTCAACCCCACTGCCACCTTTGACAATTTGGCGGCGGGCGCGAACGGCACGGCGGATGTCTATACGTTTCGCTTGGATGGGATTGAACCAGGAGGATCGTTCGCCGTGCAACTGCGGACAAACGGTAACACGGCGGGCACTGCGGATACCGCGCTGGCGGGTATTGCCTTTGACGCCATTCCCGAACCTTCCAGCTTAGGATTGCTGGCATTAGGCGGCGCGGCAGCTGGCTTGATAGTTATCCGCCGTCGTCGGCAAGCAGGGCAGTACTAA